Within Peromyscus leucopus breed LL Stock chromosome 7, UCI_PerLeu_2.1, whole genome shotgun sequence, the genomic segment AAAGATGAGCACGATAGTGGAGCCCAAGTTAAACTCGCCCAGGTGCTCGCCTTTGCGCATGGGCACACCCTCCTTGTTGGCATGTGTTACAAAGCTCAAGTCATTGTAGGAACCCTTGCTGTATCTGGGGCTGTTCGTTTGCAGGTCCTGGGGGCAAGAAGGAGAGGGTTAATTAGCCTTGTTGCCTATCCTCAACCCTGCCCAGCTCAGGAAAGGtaacaaggacagcagcagcatctCAGGGCAAAAGGCTGTCACCAATCAACAGTCCCAACATCTGCTGAGACCTAGacaaggctgggggggggggcggggtgtgtggggtgtggatAGACCCAAGCATAAATGGTGCCAGGCTAGTGGCAGCAGCAGTCATAACACCTAGAAAGGCAGCGTGGGGAGGGCGCCAGGGTTTCCCATCTAAGCCAGTTCTACCCGTCTCCATGTTCACCTTTGCTTCGGAGCCTGGCAGAGGCAGCGCAGTGGAGTGGAGTGAGGTTGGGTCTCACCTCTCCAGCCATCTCCAGGCAGGTGAATGgcaacagagagagggaggctaAGAGGCTGAGCTGGCACAGGTGCTTAAACAGAGCCGCTGCtcagcagagccaggcctggCCAGAGCTGGaacacccctccccaccacaaAATTGATAAGCCGCAAAGATCTGGCTGCACAGCAAATGGAATGGCTGGACCCAagaggttggcctgtgggctcTGCTCACTCTGTCAAAGTAGATTCGGATCGAGCCCACGTTGGTGGCGCCCACTGCTGTCAACGAGAAGAACCCATGTTTCCAGTCCCCAGTCAGGACCACACGCTCATTGTGACAGAAGAGCTCTTTGATCCATCGGGCCATGCCAGGGTTCACTGACATCAAGGAACCTAAGGAGATAGGAAAACAAGCTACTTCCTGCTCAGAGCCTGGTGTGTGCATGCCAGAGTGGCCTAAAAGCCACAGGGACTCAGGCTAAGTGTTGTTTAAATTCCAATCAGGACCCAGACACTCTTGCCTATAGCCAGCCAGCCTCAAGTGGTCATCTGGCCTTGACAACACCAGCCTAGAGTCCAATCCTCTCAAGTCAAGAGGTCAGGGGCCTCGAATGCCCACAGAGGCAGCTCTCACCCTCAGCCAGCCCTGGGCCTACCTGGGAAGTGGCGCCGATGTGAGACGGTCCAGTCAGTGGGGGAGTGGAAACAGTGGTAGTCTCCGGGGGCCAGGTAGATGACACAGTGGTAGAGCTCATTGCCTTCGCGGGTGACCAGCTGGTTCCTGAAGGAGTcatgggaggaggctgtggggtggggcagagggaaggCCTGGCTCTTTGACAAGCTCCAGGTACCGTTTACCCCACAGTGCGCCCCTGGCCCGTGGCCTGCAGGTAGCCTAGCTGGAGCTCCGGTGTCTGCATACTAGCCTGCTGTCCCAAAGCCTCCCAGCCTTCGTGTTCCCTTGGCCCCTTATGCCCTTTGTTAGCCTCTGACGTCCACCCCAGCTCCAACCCCAACTAAGCAGTGACCCACCTGGAGGGAAGGGCAGGTCCTCTGTACAGGCTCGAGGGCCCAGGAATGACTCCAGGGAGTAGGTTACGCCCTTTACCTGCTCCACCTCACAGTTCTTCACCTGCCCAAAGGTGAGGATCTTGCCATCTGATGGGCTGATCTGGAGGGGACAGAGAGGCTTGATACTAAGGGGAAGGAGTCAGTCCTCACCTTCAGTGGCTCCCTGAACTCCACCGCCTGCCAAGCACCTAGGGATCCCCAGTTTAGGACATGCTGACACTGGGGGACTACAGAACATGAGGGAGCATCCCAGAGGGCCTCAGCCAGTGCGGGGCTGCTGAGCCTGGCTTAAAAGCAGACAAGGAGTCCATTTCCTAATGAGGGACAAGGGCCAGCCAGGCCTTACCACACTGTGCAAGCCACAGACAGGCCGTGCCTGAGGCTTCAGCTTACGGCGGAAGAACTCGCTGAGGTTCCGGTAGTGCTGCAGGTCCTCCACAGCAGCCTCTGTCATGTTTACCCCAAAGGTCCAGATGTACAGGCTGTAGACCGGCCTCCGCAGCCAGGAAGGAAGTTCCACCTGGTTCAGGCGACCCCAGGCACGTGACAGCAAACGCGTTGGCACCGACTTGTACAGGGCCACCTGCAGGCCACAGTGCAGGAGGCTGAGTTGGTCACAAACTGAGAGCTGTCACACACTCCCAcaccctcgtgtgtgtgtgtgtgtgtgtgtgtgagatatgtttgtgtgtgacacacgagagagagagagagagagagagagagagagagagagagagagagagagagagagagagagagagagagagagaacacacctAGAGAAGCCACCACAAAAGCCCAAGTGTTCAGGCTGGTTTGTGATGTGGTTGTTTCTCAGAAGGAACCAGACTGTGCTCACCAATACTCAAACAAGGGCTGGATATGCATACATCCTGGACCATTTTTTTGCTATTTCATGCAAAGGTCAAAGAGCAGCTGCTTGAGTCCCAGAGGTGGAGACTGGACcaatctgtcttcttttttcaaatttatttatttttattttatgtttatgcgTGAGAGTGCcaaatcttggagttacagacagttgtgagctgccatgtgggggctgggatttgaacctgagtcctcaggGAAACTCCCCATCTTTTCAGCCCCCTGTCTTGGTTCTTGAAGATGGGAGGTAGTGGACAGAAATGGACCTGATACAAGCCTAACAGACTATCAGGAGCCTGCTACCCTCGTCCTTGCTCACTGTCCACATTCCATACTACTCAAGAAGGCACCTGGAGATTCCCAAGAGCAAGGGGCGGGCGTATAGTCCTCGTCATAGGAAGCAAGGACGGTGTCCTCACTCGCACATCTGCAACATCACCTTGCCACATCTGCACCTGAGCAAGCCCATGGGCTCTCAAAAGGCAGGAGGAGACTTCTCTTTGAAAACTTGCTGCTATTGCTCTAGTATGGAGCACCAAGAGACAAGTGGCGGGCCCACTGTTGGGCCAGATGGTCCTGCAGAACTCTtgagctgccgccgccgccaccactgctGTGTGTCTGAACACAGCACCAACGCCCTTCAAAGGGAAGTCATTTTCAACTTGGAACAGTCCTTCCCCATACTAGTTATCTCCTGGCTGATGCTCACCGTCATGGGGCTCAGCCACTTGGACAGAGCAACATCGTCGTGTGGCTCCAGGCTACACTAGTGTCTCGTCTACTCTCGTGGGTTTTTGCAATGTCTACCTAGACTACCAGTGATCAAGAAGCAGGGCCTCCTTCGTGGGGTCAGCCTGTCAAGAAACTGAGAGCAAGACAGCCCTCCAGGCGTATGCTGGCCAGGTCCTGCCCAGGGCAGCTACCTGTGCAGTCCTGCGCTTCTCAAGCATGTATTCAAATTCACAGGCCCAGTCTAGCGCAGCCTTCCTAAACTGCCTGCTGGTGTCCAGATTTTACTTGGATTTTTCTTACAATCACCTCTCTGCTTGCTTCCGCCTGTAAGAGTGACATCATTTTCTGACTGACCAATGTGTAAGTTCCTCCCAAAGCCAGTGCTCCCAGTGACACCAGGGAAGCTGTAGACCGTCGCATGGTCACCATCAAACACCCTTCTCACACAGATCTACCCGAGAGTGCAGCCACTGCTTCTACTTCTGAACACATGTTTCTTCCTCCGTCTTCCCTGTAGGCCTGTCTAGGGAGGGCCATGGCCAAGCGGCCTGTTCACACTTACCCTGCTCACGGGCCTCCATCCCACCCGGCTCAGGGGCCTGAGGGCACCGAAGGGCAGGAGGTAGTAGAGGATGGTCAGGGGCCAGGAGCGCAGTTTCAGAGCAGGTCTGGACATGCAGCTAAGCTGGCCTAGCCTTCGACGTAGGGCCAGCTGGGGGAAGTACAACCTGCAGGACACAGGTTCACACATGGCCTGGGTCAATGCCTGAGTCTAAGAGAAACCGAGGAGCAAGCCCTCAGCCGATGCCATTCctgctccctcacacacacacacacacacacacacacacacacacacacacacacacacacacaccgccccccgccccccgcaagCTGCCTCTCCAATGGAGCCAAACGGTTCCAGCAGGCATTCCAACCAAGCCCTGGTTCTGAGTCGGGGACCTGGCTGCCTGACTTGTGGGCTCATTTCCCAGTGTCTCCCACCTGCCAGCTGACCAGGTGGCAACAGGACAGAGGCAGTCCAGGTCCAACTCCTGGACACTCCAAGGTAGAGCCCCCTCCAAGTACTGCAGCAGCCCCAGCAGAGGCCTTGGGGCCCGGAGAATCTGCCTTATACCTGCAGCCTCCCATGCTAAGGAGGGTTGGGACCCAAGGATAGTTCTGTCCTGACAAGGTGCCAGAAAGACTGAGTCTAACCGAAGCAGGGCACAAGACTGAAGTGCCGTGAGCCTAGCCAGCTGGACCGCACAACTGTGATGCCTGGACAAGCTTCAGATCTTTTGCTTCCTCTTTTGCTAAATGATAGGACATAGCTGTGGCTCCGTCTGCCTGTGTCTCTGGGTCAGGCTCTCTAAACCTCACCCACAGAGTTAGGAGGAGGACCACCACCTAGTCCCAAAGCCTCCTCCTCCGCTGCGAGAGTCACATATATGCCCATGGGGTCTACCCGtttgacaaattatttttttctatacagCCAGCTTTGCAAAGGCACAGAGGCCCTTGCCCTGTAACCCCGGCTTCCTGAATGCAACCAAGTTCTGTCACACTCAGGTCCTAGAAAATACTCCTGAGGCCTCAATGTAGCCCTCATGAGACCATACTGCCACCCACTCTGAGAATGTCCCCAGGCATTTAGATTCTTGTCTGAAAAATCACATTTGATTAAACAAGCTAAGGCTGCCATCTGCAACTGTGCTTGCTCTCAAGAGGAGCCGAGTCCTCTGTCTCCCAGAAACTGAGCAGACCAAGGAACAAAAGGAGATTTCAGCAGGTAACGGGGTGAGCCTGGCAGTCAGTCCATCAGTGATGGCAGAGGGGGGCTGAGCCTAAGCTCCCAGTGCCCAAAGCCACAGCGCCGCAACTGTCCTGCATGCATTTCCTCTCTTCCACTCCACCCCACTAGGTTTTTAAAACAGAAGGAGGCGGCAGGGACCGAGCAAAGACAAGTCTCTGTTCTCCTGCGGGCTGCCCCACCCAAGTCACTGCAGAAGAGAGGAGACCAATCCCGAAATGCTGGGCAGGGGAGGCTGGTCCTCTCCCAAGTGTAGGAAGCAGGGGTCGGTGGTAGGAGGGGCCTGGGTGCCCTTGCTAAGGACCAAGACATAGGGCGGAAGCCCATTCCTGTCTCCCCCCACTGGGCCCTCCTCCCAGCCAGAACCACAGGTACCTGAAGTGGGCTCTCCTACTCGGGGCACTCAGGACCCCCTCTCCAGGCCCCTCCAGCCGAGGGGGTCATCCCAGACCTCCTACTGCCACCTCCACATGAGAGCCACTagccttgacctctgaccttcctgAGACAGTGCCGGGGTACAGTAGGGTTAGGTCTCGATGGGCAGCATCTCACCATTTCGCTGCTGCTTGGAGCTCTGGTCCTTGCGGCTTCTCTGACTGACACATTGTGGTAGGCACAGGGAGGCTGTCGCGAGCCTCCACAAGAGTGCGCTCGCTCGCCGGCTCGCTCACTCACTCgcctttgtttttctccttcctccccttccccctcgcCAGAGGCATCCAGTATGGTCACTGCTCCCGTCGCTGGTGGCAATGCTTCTAGTCTGTTCCCTCTTGGCTCACAGGCACGGGTTAGAGGGCCACGGCCACTGCAAACAGACAGGTACCCGTCACACAGGTGCTTGGACCTGTGGTCCGGTCACCTGCTCAGGCTTGGCCGCCAGGGCACAGGCCCCTGTACTGCCCCAGCGCTGTCACCCAGGTTTGGTCGCCTGTCCCGTCCCGCCAGCTGTCCAGTGCAATTCTGCGGGCTCTGCTGGGGGCAGCAGATGGGCAAAGCTCTGGGGCTGTCTGCTCCAGCCGGCCCGGGTAGAGCGGTGACCAGACACTGCCCCGACTTCTCGGCGGCGCCACTGGCTTCCAAAAGCACGAGGTGGGAATCTGAGCCCTGTGCTCCAGGCTGCAGGCCCCTCCCTCAGAGGACCTGACCCATTTTCCATCCAGGTTACAAAGCAGCATCTGAGGAATGACTGAGGGGCAgccagccaggacagccaggcgaGGCATCATGGTGTGTAATCCCTCTCGGCCTCGAAGCCTCAGTACCTGGCTCTGTGTGGTCCAGCTGTCTTCACAAACTCTAACACCTGGGCTATCTCAGAGAAAACCAGCATGGGGTTGGGCAGCAGCCAGCACTGAAACCCAAATCTTCCTATCCTGCCTTTCAATCTTTCTTTCAAAAAGCACTTTGGCTAGGCCATTCCCTGGCAATCTTCAGGGCCCACCCCCTGCTCACAGCCTCCCCACTGGACAGATAATAGGGAGAAAAGAGCAAGCATTCCACAAATGTGGCTATCTCAGCCCAAAGCAATTAGGGCCTCAAGGTCCTGGGGAGAATGGGCGCTCACAGGGACTAACTGGAAGCCCATCCGCCTGCTCCCCAGCCTCAATCACAGCCCTGGAAGGAGGCAGGCACCTGTCACCGCTTGCAGATGAAGAAATGCTGGCCTCAAGAGTTACTGCCTGTAAcctgacagtggtggcgcacgcctttaatgccagcactagagaggcagaggcaggtggatctctgagttcaagaccagccaggtttacagagtgagttccagggcatctaaagctacaaaaagaaaccctgtctcaaaaaacaaacacaaacaaacgaAAGAGTCAATGCCTGAGACAGAGAACAGACTTGGGAAGGACCAGCTAGGCAACACACAGTGACATCTCCTATGACTACCTACACAAGGCATGTGTGCGACACTGGTAAAGTCATTTCAGCCAGAGGCAAAAATCCCAGCCCTGGCACCGACTCCAGCAAACATCCTCAAGCCTCCTCTCTCAAAAGATGCCAGCACCAGATCAGTACAGGTGGGAGCCCCGCTCCATCcaagggccagggccaggcttTCGGTTCAGCCACGCTCCTGCATTAAGCTCTCTGAGCCGCCTGCCAACTTCCCATCCATTCCGTCAGTGTGCGCTGACCGACTAGTCATTCTACACTGAGTGCACGCACCCACTACCTGGCTGAACAGGCTTCATACTGGCCAGGCAATGGGCTCTGGGGTGATGTGCCATCATGTGAGTTGGGGTCAGGCTCTCAGAGGTCTTTCCTCTGAGTCCAGGCTGTGAAACATGCCGAGTTCACACCCAGGATTAATGGGGAAACAAGTATGACCTGTGGGATGggggaacccagagccttggttTCCTGTTAACCTTTCCTTATTGTCCCATCAAGTAGGATGCTCTGAACACGTGAGCCTGCAAATCCAGCTCTGCTAAAACATACCGGTTCTCAACCGAAACTCCTACAGGAACGTAGGCATTTTGTCCAGGCTGGGTCCTGGACAAGCTGGGTGGTCCACTGTGAGGGGATGGATGAGCAatgtgattgtttgtttgtttggtttggtttttttgagacaaggtttcactgggaaacagttctggctgtcctggaactcactctgtagcctaggctggcctcgaactcacagagatccacctggctctgcctctcaagttctgggattaaaggcgtgtgctaccaccgcctggctgatcaGTGTGTTCTTGCCTTTATCACAGTCTTCTCTTCTACACTGGAACACCTAGGTGTCAACATTTCCTAAAAACATCACACAGGGATCCCACATAGTCCCAGGGAACAGAATGAACTTAgctcttccccaagaaagaggctgAGTCCTATCTGTCCAGTCAAAAGCAACAAGGACGGAGACAGGCCCGCCAGGGTTCCTTCTCCCCTCCAAAGCTGAGCTACCTCACTAGCAatgcccccaccctccccacttcACAGACCTCCACCACCCTCCCCCTGCAAAAGCCCTTGGACCTGAAGCCAGTGGTCTGACCTCCTGGCCTCTGAGTGCTCAAGGCTTTGGGGGAGTCCTGGGCAAGGAGCCCTGAGGCAGGTGAGTGCTGACACAATCTGGGAGGCAGACTGTAAAGCTACTACTTGCCCGAGGGTCACTCACCTGCTACACGAGGACTCAGAGGGAGCCACAGTGAGCATTCATCTGACCACTACAGTCCTGGGAGCTGGTCAAGGCCCTCATAAAGCACTGCGGTTCTCCCGGCCTGTTTCTTCATGTGGAAACAGGGAAGGGGACGCTCCTCTGCCCACTTCCCTTGAGACTCAGAGCAGGGTCACAACCAAGGCCAGGATAACCTTATAACCTCAACTCCTACCTCAAGCTGGTGGCTCTCCAGCTCTCACTTCCCTTTCCAGCAAGGGAAGCACACTATGAGAAGGCAAAGGGGGGTAATTTGAAGGGGGAGCCCAAACTATCAGCTCCGCCCAGGGAGTAGTAAGTTTCGGCTGGCGCAAGCACATGGGGACAGGGTTAGTTCTGCAAGGACATGCTGTTCCGGGGCTCATACCCATGTCCTCCTCCATCCACCACCGCTTGAGACGGAGACGAGGACACCGGGTCCCCAGTGGAATGGAACATTCCAACTGAAGTCAACAATGGACCAGGCCAGTTAGCAGcgacaggtgtgtgtggggggagtgtaAAGAGGGTCGATGTGCTGGGGGGTGGGTGGCACAGGTATGCTCCGGGGTTTGTGCACACTTCCTATTCCTGACTTGGGAGGTTCTGCTTTGGGCAGGAGATGAAAAGCAGGCAGACTCTAACAAGCTCTTCCTGAACAAGAAAACTCAAAGCCCCAGCTCCCGCACCTACTGCTCACTTTCCACTCACATCCTTACCCTGGAGAGCATAGGCCAGTTGTCCCCAGCTCCCCGAGGCAGGTGTGTCCAAGGAGGGAGCTAGCTCCTGCTCCTTATTTCTAGGCTGGAAGTAGACAGAATTTCAGAAGTAGAGGACAGGAAAATGGATCCTCCCTGGGCAAACCCAGCAATAATTCTGGGAAGTCACTAGCAAGGAAGAGGGGACAAAGAGAAGGGCTGGATGGTCTAATCAagtggctggggggtggggtgggaggaagagaaggacaagTTTTCCTCAGGGAATCTTCTCGCAGACCATCTATGCGTGGTACCTGGGCCCCGGGCAGAGACAGTGTGCACTGACTCCAGCCCTCTGAAGTGGTTAAGTCTACAGGGATGCTTCCCCTTCCTGTGGTGCTTAGGCTCCAGGCCCCAGGCAGCCCAAGAGAAATGCACGCTGGGAGCCCAGGGCCGCCCCCAGTGCCTGTACTTCCCGCATCTCCCAGCATCTTGCTCACTTCCTGCCCAGTCTTTTGGGGACTAGAGAAGCTACAGGATATGGAGGAAGTGAGCTCCAGCAGCCGACTGCCTGGGGGGCAGGAGAGCGAGACAGTCTGACAGTCCGAAGAGAGTCCTCAGTCCCCAGCTGTGAAAGAGCCAACTAGAAGGCAGCAGCCAAGTACTAGGAGGCGCTCCCACCCGGCCCTCCCACCTCAGGGACGGGACGGGAGAGCGCCCTGGAAAgcttgcctgctgctgctgctgctgctggtcccCTTGAGGCCTCTGtcaactcactcactcactcacaaggACAGTCCCAAGCCAGTCTCTGGGCTCTGGTCTTCAACTCCTCCAGCTCTGGCTAGGTTCGGAAGCCTTAGAGTCTCAGAGCAGGCCGGGGCTCTGGTTCCTGCTGAGGGCGAGGGCAGGAGGAGCACCACCAGACGCTGTTAAAGTCACCACACCCTCGGAGCGCCAGCCAAGCACAAGAAGCCCTGAGGGCCCTTTAAGAGGAGGGGCTACAACccggagaaaagaggaagaggccGGCAGGGGCCCTGGCCCCACCCAGGCATAGTCCCTAACGGCAGACCAAAGATTATGACCCCTTTAGCAACACCAGAAAAGACGGACCGCTTCTGACATTCAACACCCAGTAGAGCAACATGGGCCCAGCACTTCCCAGAGGATGCCTCCTGGGACTTCAGACTCCCTGAATCCTCAGCCTCCGGCTGGCTTCTGGGCTATGGTCCTCCACCAACCCTGAAAGACAGAGGCCTCAGGAAGATTTGTCTTCTTCACTGGGCTGACCACAGTCACTTCCGGCATCCCTTTTTAACTCCAGAAGTTCTAAAGAAACGGAAATCCTTACAATTTCTCCTACACTGGATCATGAAGACACGAGGTTACCCCTGCCAACTTCGTTatccctgccccccctccccgccccccacagtCCAGCAAACCTTTGACAAAGCCCAGACTAGAAGAACAATGTGGATGGGTGAAGAAGAGGAGCTGTGAACAGGGCCACTCACCCAGAGTGGAAATATCCTGTGGGGTATGTCTTTCTAGCCCACTGAAGGAGAAGGTCCCAGACTGCATTCAGCAGACCACCCTATACCACCTACAGGGTGCCAGGCCTGCCCAGCTGGCACTCAACTAACATAAATGGAAATGAATGGGCCCAACATTTTCCAGGGAACGTGGAAGATTACAGCGGGATCAACATTCATTCTATCAAATGAGCCCCGTTCATGTCAGGAGCCACCTCAGTAGCAGCTGAGAGCCCTGGGATGGTTGATTTAGTCTTTTCATGCTAGGCTACTGTAAAGGGTACACCTCCAGCCCCTTCCGGCCACACAGAATGTCATTCCCCAAACAACTATTGTTTGGAACAAGATGATACCCTGTGACAGGGCTTCCAAAGAGACAGGTGGGTCACAAACACTGAAAAAACACGACATTGTTCAGACACAGCCCCACACATCTGTCCCCCTCACCTGGATCAAGCCCAGAAAGTGCCACCTGACAAGCTCCAGGACTGCTGCCACCCTGGGCAGACACTGGAGGACTGTCCTCTGAGAGGTCCATGATATTCCATACCCATACCACACCCCGAGAGTGGGGACACGGTGCCCACTCAGCTGGCCTGTAGTAGACTCTACAGACTAGTCTCTGACCTCGCTGAGCTCCCAGGAGACTTTCGACTCTTCCTGGGGAAGACCGTCTGGAGTCTGGGGGagcggctcagttggtaaagtacttgcttcaCAAGAAagaaacctgagtttgacccctgggggGCTGGCCACCACATGCCTTTCCAGAAGGAAACACCTTAGGATTTCAAGGCATAGTTAACAGATGGATTTCCTCCTGGGGTACCCCACCCCACCATAAGCTTAGTTCACCACACACACGTCCCTGTGGGCTCACCCACTCCCTCTACTCTTCTGGGCTTCTGGCTCAGACTGCCACCTAGTGCCACTGGGAGAGTCTGCAGGCTAGACCACTTAGCTGCCAGCACCCAAAGGCAAGGGATCTGGAGCTCCCCTAGAGCACAGGCTAGCCCCCAGGTGGATGAATTTCATGCATTCCCTGCCTGTACACTGCATATAATGTCCTGTGTCAGGAGTGAAAGGTACCCGAGGGACAGGGATGGCAGGTGGTCACTGTCACCTCTTATTCCCCAGGTCCAGAGAAACAGTGAATACAGTTAGTATCTCTGAGTAGCACAAGAAGCCACAGACAGGTTCATTTTCTATACGGACAGCTAGGAAGCCTGGGACAAGCATGAAGCACTCTCCCCTCGAGATTCTCCCAGCCCTGCCCAATTCctcttttttgttaaaaaatgtttttaggaaGCTCACCCCTTACAACATTTCTAGAAAGCCCCCTGGAACCATTTGCCCATAACTTGAGGGCCCTACACCAACACTGAGAGAGAGCCTGCTTTAGGGTGGAATGAGCCCAGCAGAAAACATCCCAGGCCTCCAAGTCATCATCTACCAGCCTACGAGACggccttggttttcttttcaatttgacTTTATGCTAGCCCATCCTACTCTACtttttcaggacagctagagtcTCACTCGTAGCCAGGTTAGCCTGGACCTCACCAGTAGGCCCCAGGTGCCACTGAAATTGTGGCAACACTCCTCTCTTCCTGAGATACTGGAGTTTAGGctggtcttgttttttgtttggttttgtgagacagggtttc encodes:
- the Pisd gene encoding phosphatidylserine decarboxylase proenzyme, mitochondrial isoform X6, producing the protein MTILPCPIFWGPYRSCLLKPSARVPEKSILLQPDPCSCCALCPSCWQQAVVMRGTGSMRSTGIRSLRSWDWRFHPSLLVTGSGRGPLTRACEPRGNRLEALPPATGAVTILDASGEGEGEEGEKQRRVSERAGERAHSCGGSRQPPCAYHNVSVREAARTRAPSSSEMTQALTQAMCEPVSCRLYFPQLALRRRLGQLSCMSRPALKLRSWPLTILYYLLPFGALRPLSRVGWRPVSRVALYKSVPTRLLSRAWGRLNQVELPSWLRRPVYSLYIWTFGVNMTEAAVEDLQHYRNLSEFFRRKLKPQARPVCGLHSVISPSDGKILTFGQVKNCEVEQVKGVTYSLESFLGPRACTEDLPFPPGTSWSPAKAMSSTTVSSTWPPETTTVSTPPLTGPSHIGATSQVP